The Phoenix dactylifera cultivar Barhee BC4 unplaced genomic scaffold, palm_55x_up_171113_PBpolish2nd_filt_p 000847F, whole genome shotgun sequence DNA window TCATCAATCAACAAGTTTCTTAGCACACCTAGATGGGACGAAAAGGACAAACGACATCCAAATTGAATAATTGATATTATTCAACTTAAGGAGTAGATAAGTGATACCAAAAGTGGCCATATTAAAGTTGGAGAAATCGACCATCATAATCTAAATATTTAACCATGATAGAGCCAATATGTGTGCATATATGCATAAAGAATTATTACAAGCTGTAAAACCATGCCAAAAAATTACTTTTAAAACCACCAATAATAAAGCCACTATTTTGAAAATTGCCCTGAAATTGTTCTCCAAAAAAATTTAATCGACGCTGCACACTACTAGATGGCACTCCaacctagctctgataccacataaAATAATAACTGTGCATCACATAGTTAAGTgttctctgtacacaattaagtcttctttGCACAtacttaaattttctttttcttttcttttcttctgttttgtttgttttgttttgttttcttttttctttttttctttttttttctttttctttcctttttcttcttcttttttcttttctttttttcttttctttttcttctcttcttcccttcttcttctttcttctttcttctcctcccacgAGCCGGCGGCGCTGGAggggggccgggccgtggcggcCGTTGGAggaggccgcgggagggggcggggCCGCCGTCGGCGGCGGCCGTGGCTGGGCAGCGGAGAAcacttctcctcccgcgaggccggcGGCTCCAAAAAGAGACCGGGCCGCGGTAGATGCGGGAGGAGGGTGGGCCGTGGCCGGCGACGGACGCAGGAGGGGGCTCGTGAAGGGGTGGGGGCATTCTTGGTGGTGCGGTCGtgggagggggctcgggaggtgGCGAGCCGGGGCCGACGGTGGCTGtaggagggagctcgggcgggggCGGGCCGTGGGAGGGGGCTCGAGAGGGGGCGAGGCCGCAGGAGGGGGATCGGGAGGGGGCGAGCaggggccggcggcggccacAGGAGGGAGCTCAGGCGGGGGTGAGCTGTGGTCAGCGGCGGCcgggcctttttcttctttttcttctgagAACGGGAGATTAGAGGGAAGGGGCACGGGAGGGGGTGGGGCCGCGGTTCGAGACAGGGCCCGGTAGCAGCcgcgggagggagctcgggcggggaCGGGCCGTGGTCGGTGGTGGTTGCccatgtttcttcttcttcttcttcttcttcttctaggaATGGGAGATCAAAAAGGGTAGGGGCATTTTCggcattttttgaaaaaataaaaggggctcaAGAACCGGGAATTAAACTGAATAGAGATAATGGATGGAAGATTTTAAGACCGGTCAACAGGGACTTTTTGTTATAGCTTGGTCTTTTGGAGGGTGGGGAATTAATTATCCCAAATTTTTAACCTAATGGGTTATTCAGGTTGGTCAGGTCTATGTATAACCTGGTCCCAACCTAAAAAAATTGGATTTGAGTTGGGTCCGATTCGCATCTGGTTCAGAATTAAGATTGTGCATATGTTGTATATAAGCGTGTACATTGGCTATCCATTGAGAAATGATCTTTTAGTCACCAACTACATTAAAAGAGTCTGATCGCCAAGATTTATGacattgttttatttatttcatacATTTTGGATTTCAAAATCTGATCCATTCAGCGGCCTTTCATAGTAAAGATCAGCTTAGTTGCGGGTAGATTTTGGATCCTCAGGTATTTGCATTTATGCCCCATTCTTGGAAAATCATATATTGGAACACAATGCAATGCTAGATCAAAAGATAAATTCCAGATTTTAGAGTTTCAAAGAAACTGGAGTAGTCTTTTTCATGCTATTAAAACTACATTAGTTAGTAAAGAATTAGATTCTCAACATGAAAAGTAATCTTGCAAAGaacaaaaatattagaaaagaaTACAACTTAAGTTGTCATTACAAATATTCTTAATGAGCATTATCATGAGACAGAAGCAAAGCCATAAATGGAATAAAACTAATCCTAATTCAAAAGCAGATTCATGGTTTTTCTCTAATAGAAGTAATTTAGAACATTTCTATAGGCACTTAAGACAACATTTGTTGCAGCCTTGCAGGTACATAAGTGGCACCCTATTCCCATCATAAGAGCCTGGTATCTCAGTTTCCTCCATCTCTTTCTTCCAAAAGGCTACATCCCAGCGGCCAAGTTTGGTTGTCTTCTGTATCTCTCAAATCCAAAGAGCATCAGCCACACATTTTATGTGTAGTCTTCTCATTTGCCTGTTTGAACTCGGCGGCATCAACAACTACCCAACCCATCCACTTGAGACTTCCTCTGCAACCGCTTCAAGTGAAAATTTGCATCGTATAACTCCACCCGCTTTGTCATCTTGAAAGCTTTAGTAAGTGCCTTCTTTGCCTCTTCTGCCTCTCTTGCAGCTTATGGGCTCTAACAATTTTCTAGGTTTAGGTTTAGGCCGGATCAGATCGGATCGGGTCAGAATTTTGTAAACTCAAACTCactccaaaaaataaaataggacCTGATTTGGCCCTACAGGTCCTTTACACGataccaaataaaaaaatagtgggTTCCATCGTTTCTATGGTTACTTGAATTTCTAGGTCCAGAAATTCCTTAACATTAAGTTGGTAAAAAGCAACAAATTATTGTCGATCGATACTTATGTATGATCAAAAAATTCTGTAAACCTTTTTGTTTAACATGGGTCAGTTCGGGTTTAAGCGAGTTGGGTCAAATGGGGTCACTTATCTATCAGACCCATTTACAAGCTTAGAACTATCCTATTTCATGAAGGTgcgctttttttcttttctttaaagaCAAAAAAGGTACctagttaccaaaaaaaaaagaaaaaaaagaagaaaagaggtacCTCATATTAACTAGGCCCAAGTCACGTGTATCAGTATTTCATCTATTGTAATGAAAAGCGCTTTTCGGATGAACGATTGACCATATGTCTCCACTTTCCATATTTCTATGACATTACGAGAGCAGTTACTCTCTAAAGAAAACGAGCACTTAGTTTCTAAAGAAAACAGGAGATCTATATTAGCTAAAATGTAGATATGTATTTAGTAGGTCATATAAATATCACAAAGAGTTCCAAGGAGATCCAGCAACTCATGCTTCCACCACTATTACTTGTAAGCACCTTGTATTTGCATCAGCCTCTACGgttgtttaattttaaaataagaatgaaaaattaaaaagatacCCTCCACCTATGTacatgttgtggttcaaatctggcccgagggtgaccacaccGGAGGGGCCGAGGGAGCTGCCAGTGAGTGGAAGAAGAGGACGAGTGCCACCTCCCGTGCAGcggcggacctgcacaaagcctcaccagtGGGGTTccagtgagggccctccgacactcaagttagagtggagtTTAGTAGGCCCAACCAAAAGTTTCTTTTATGTTACCTTacggggctatttatagttccTGTAGAGGAGTCTAGGTGGCAAAGGTATGGCCCATTCCCATCATGAGTGGGGATGACGTGCAGCCAGGGCTTGCTTGTGGTGCACGGTGCAATCCGTTCTTGGAAACGGTGAGGCGTTGACAATCGTAGAAGGGTATGATCCCTAGTTGATATATCATAACGTGGCCAGCAAGCAAGGCATTGTGTGGTGAGGCTGCTGTAGGATATGGCCAtagcatgtggacgacgagctcggccttctggggtcggccttctgagctcatgcCTTCCGCGATCGGTCTTCTGAGGTCGGTGTTCTGAGCTCAGCCGTGAGCTCATGCCTTCTGAGCTCATGCCTTcgaagctcggccttctggggtcggccttctgagctcggtgtcttctgaggtcggccttctgaggtcggtGTTCTGAGCTCGGCCGTGAGCTCatgccttcggagctcggccttctgaggtcaacCTTCTGCGCTcatgccttctgagctcggccttctgagttcggtcttttgagctcggccttctgaggtcagctttTTGAGCTCGGCCTTATGAAGTCAGCCTTTTGAGCTCATGCCTTCTGAGGTCAAGCTTGCGTTCGAATTCAGGTGTTTTAATTGTATTCTAACTTCTAACTTCTAACTTCTAATTATATTCTTTAATTATGATCGAAGCTCGATTTCAAATTAGAACTTGAGTATAGCTTGATTGCCATTTGAGTTGAGTTGAGTCAATCTtgagtaatattttttttttatcaaatcttTATTATGAAGCCATATGGTTACCTTTTATAATTCTTTTAGCATATGATAAACTTGAGGTTAACTGTTCAGATATCAAGACGGAACTCCGTgttcgcgcgcgcgcgcgcgcgcgagagagagagagagaataaagaGGATTGACCCAAAGATATCGTGAAAGCAAGGCCCACTCTTTAAGGCCACACACATCActgcataaaataaataacaTCATTGAGTTCTGCAAGGGAAGCAGGAAACGCCGTTCAGGGttgagaaattcaaaaaaaacatCACCACAACCCCTTCGCACGCCCATCATGATCGTCCTCCACGCCAAGCCAAACAACACTCTTACTACACATTTCCTACCATCATTACATTATACACCATCCGCTACGTTACGCCAAACCCCAAACACTCTGACGTCTCCTCATCTACAGTAAGGAATCCTAAGTCTACGACCTGGTAGGCATAAGCACGAACGGCTAGCTTAGACGCCCGGCggtgaagcccagtcaccggttagagaggagagaggtggaGGGGGCAGAGAATACCCCGCTCCAGAGGTCGGTGAAGGCGCGGAGGATGAGGTGGTGGTGGCGGGGGGAGTTGAGGGCGAGGAAGCTGTGGAGGAGGTCGTTGAGGTCCTCCCACGCGTATATCTCCTTCTCTACGATCATCTGGACCATCGATTCCCGGAAGTCGGCGTACGGCTCCGCCGACTCCTTGACCACTGCCACGCTCTCCCTCGCCACcctccccttcttcctcctcctcctcgtccccCGCCCACCCACCGCTGGGCTCCCGGCAGCGGAGATCTGCTTGGCCGGCGACGGCGTGTCTTCGCATGCGGAGGTGTCGGTGGTAGCGGTGAAGGTGGCAGCAGTGAAGgaagaggtggtggtggtggtggtggtgggagaGAAGGGGTCGGTGAGAGTGGCTTTGGCTTTCGAACGGGAGGTTGAGGTGAAGAGAAAGGAAAGCTTTGGCCGCCGGCAGTTGCACCCGATGTCTACCACCACCGGGTGGCGGACCGGAAGCTTTCTCAGGCTAGAAGAcatagggagagggagagagagagagagtttgggCAGGTATGATCTAATGAGAGAGAGGAAACAGGGAAGAAGGCGTAGCTTTAAGAAGTGAAGAGGATTGACCCCAGAGAGAGATCATTAATGGGCCACGTGAGCTGGGTGGGGTCAACTGGTGGAAGAGAGCGTGTTTTAATGGAGCTGCTTGGAATTGAGAGGGATGGAGGGATTAGGAATGAAAGGATTACAAGAAGGGACCCGTGATGAGGAATATTAGAAGGCAAAGTACCACAAGGTTCATTTGGATCTTGGATTGCGTATGGTTTGATAAGAGTATTCTATTTTGCGAGCACGCGGATCGGTTCTGGTGGGCATCCGAAAAAAGTAGCCTGTTCTGCGGTTTGAGATTCACGTGGGGTGCATGATGCCAAATAACAGCTTTTTCAGCAGTCATCTAAATCACGCAGCCACATCGatgttgaatttttttattttgtttctattcataacattttttttggaaaaaagaagTGTCTGTCCTAATATGGGCCGAAAATTGGACCTCATAAACCTATTGTTCACTGAAGTAATAGCTTGGTAGATTGAAATTTCTCCGATCTTTTACGGTTTTTTAACAAATTTAAAATAACTtccaaatattttattaaacactaatatattatttaaaaatatttttggagggCAGTAAAACTAATAATGGATCGGGCCTTGGGTCCaaattgtatttgtttttcatcaaattttgagtctgatctattttaaaatttaaaattttctgtgCCTAATGATTAGCTCAAGCTACAAAGTACTTTCTGACCCTCTAAAAATTTTGCAAGGATCAATctgtaaaaatttatattaaaaatcCAGCCAGGTCTCGACATTTTGGCTCTAAAGCCTAAGAAGTTTCGAAAACAGAGGAAGCTTGAATTAATCTAGGTAATTTCCAGGCTTAAATCTATGgtgtgttgggggggggggggtggagaGGGGGTgcacccgaatttagtcccacatcggctagtagcagAAATGTTATGTGCCTTAATTGGGGGGCAAAGTTTTTTTCCTCTCGAGGTGCCCTCTCCGGGggaacaaaaccgtgaggggtggaatggGTGGCTCCCTATAAGGGTCTACAATCCccgatccccaaagcgga harbors:
- the LOC103721418 gene encoding transcription repressor OFP8-like; the protein is MSSSLRKLPVRHPVVVDIGCNCRRPKLSFLFTSTSRSKAKATLTDPFSPTTTTTTTSSFTAATFTATTDTSACEDTPSPAKQISAAGSPAVGGRGTRRRRKKGRVARESVAVVKESAEPYADFRESMVQMIVEKEIYAWEDLNDLLHSFLALNSPRHHHLILRAFTDLWSGVFSAPSTSLLSNR